CTCTTAACCCCCTCTCCTCCTCGTCTCTTGGTTTCTCCGGTAATTTCTATACTGTTCCTTCCttatttacatatttatttatttattcgcaTCAGgtttgattataatttattttagggaTTTATTTCTGCCACAAAATATACtatccataataataataataatctcgtTCATTTGGGCCCAAGACAGACTATCTAATTGCAATTATGCTTTATTTTcgtttccttattttatttattatttactagactgggatttttttttgtcttaaagtTCTGCCATTTTTTATGTTACTACTTCTAACTAAGCAAATTCCCCATGCGTTTTACTTTCACTTACATGTTCTACGCATTTCTTGCAGACAACTCTACTTTCGGACATGCCTTCCCTTCTGTTGATAATGGCTCTCGCTTTTTTGCCATGAGGCATGGCAGGCGAGTTCCCAAGCTCAATCGGCCACCAGACCAGCGTCGGGCACTTCTTAGAGGCCTCACAACTCAGCTCCTTAAACACGGTCGTATCAAGACCACTAGGGCACGTGCCAGTGCCATGAGGAAGTATGTTGACAAGATGATCACTTTGGCTAAGGATGGGTCTCTCCATAAAAGGAGACAGGCCCTGGGCTTCATCTATGAAAAGCAGATTGTCCATGCCTTATTTGCGGAGGTACCAGACAGGTACGGGGAACGAAATGGTGGATATACCAGAATTATTAGAACTTTACCAAGGCGAGGGGATAATGCACCCATGGCATACATTGAACTTGTCTaggtgttttcttttctcaaaactTGTGCTTTACTTTCTGCTGAATAATATGCCTGTATTGATATTTACAATTTTTGAGATAGAACTGTGTGCAGTGAAGATGTTGCATTCTGATTTTACTGTTTGCTTTATCTAGTACATGGTCTCTAGGTATTGCTCCTTCTACTGAACCCTGCACCTCAGCCACTCAACTCCTGCATGGGATTTGCTAATGTTGTTTTCTCAACACCCTTCTCCTTTGACATAGCATAGAGGGGACAATCCCTCGCAAAGTGATTCCCATCACAAATAAAGCAGTATAAATTCTGATTGCCCATTGCCAGCTGAATGCTTAGGTTCCCCCGCCAAATTTCTTCCTTTTAATCTCTTCCTTATCTTTGAATTTCGACGAAACTCCAGACACTCTAGCATTCCCCTCGGTGACCTTTATATTAAAACCCACTTGTTCATCGACAGCTACAATGGCAGAGGACAAGTCTTTCACTTTTTGTCGTCTCAACTCAGCTTGTCCCGGCATAAAGCTGGACAACTTGTCTTCTTTTGACATTTTCTTGATGTCAAGAATTAGAGAACTGAACACCTTCACGTACTCCCGAATGGACTAATCCTGCTTTAATTTCTTCAGTTCCTCCCATGCCAACCAGGAAGTGCAGGAAACGATCCCTTGTCTCAATCTTAAGACGTCACGTTCAAATCCTCCTTTGTTCCTGTTCTCCACTGCAACTTTGCATTACCCGTAAGATACATTACAATGATGTCGATTTGCTCACT
The Populus nigra chromosome 3, ddPopNigr1.1, whole genome shotgun sequence genome window above contains:
- the LOC133688670 gene encoding large ribosomal subunit protein bL17c is translated as MALSVAMAVDATASTSNRWSMASLWSALPSSSKSAASTMRFPSSRCQCPRQSISLSRTRRQQQQQQQRPLLTRSFTALNPLSSSSLGFSDNSTFGHAFPSVDNGSRFFAMRHGRRVPKLNRPPDQRRALLRGLTTQLLKHGRIKTTRARASAMRKYVDKMITLAKDGSLHKRRQALGFIYEKQIVHALFAEVPDRYGERNGGYTRIIRTLPRRGDNAPMAYIELV